A window of the Electrophorus electricus isolate fEleEle1 chromosome 11, fEleEle1.pri, whole genome shotgun sequence genome harbors these coding sequences:
- the LOC113572740 gene encoding cystatin-F, with protein MDVCHHFILLFLLAGLCSLEAKPLLIPGKAQNISKNDAEVKKAILTATYSFNNESNDAFFFKKSAVNEAQKQVVKGVKYILKMEISRTVCKKREINVDLDDCAFQTNHRLQQTFHCNFEVWAIPWLKIMKTTFFICNPLNK; from the exons ATGGACGTCTGTCATCATTTCATTCTCCTCTTTCTTTTGGCTGGGTTGTGCTCACTTG AGGCAAAGCCGCTACTAATTCCtggaaaagcacaaaatatCAGCAAAAATGACGCAGAAGTTAAAAAGGCTATCTTAACTGCAACCTACTCCTTTAACAACGAGTCCAAcgatgcattttttttcaagaaatCAGCTGTCAATGAAGCACAAAAACAG GTTGTTAAAGGAGTAAAGTACATCCTGAAAATGGAAATTTCTCGAACTGTCTGCAAGAAGAGAGAGATCAATGTTGACTTGGATGACTGTGCCTTCCAGACAAACCACAGGCTACAACAG ACTTTCCACTGTAATTTTGAGGTGTGGGCAATTCCATGGTTGAAGATAATGAAAACCACATTCTTCATCTGTAATCCTTTAAACAAGTAA